Part of the Micromonospora rhizosphaerae genome is shown below.
CCCGGAGCTGTGCGAGCGGGTGAAGGCCGCCGGCGAGGCGACCGGCGAGCCGGCCTGGCCGATGCCGCTGCCGGACGACGTGCGCAAGGGCATGGACTCCGACGTCGCGGACATCTCGCAGGTCAACGCCGGCATGGACCGGGCCGGCCACATGCTCCAGGGCGGCGTCTTCCTGCGCGAGTTCGTCACCGACGAGGTGTCCTGGGCGCACATCGACATCGCCGGCCCCGGCTACCACTCGGGCGAGCCCACCGGCTACTGGACCAAGGGCGGCACGGGCGTCCCGGTCCGCACCCTGCTCCAGCTGGTCGACGACATCGCCGCCAACGGCTGACCGGGTTACGCCACCAAGATCCGCACAAATTCCCGGAAGGAGTGGCCATTCCGCGCGGGATGGCCACTCCTTCCGGGTAAGAAGCTTCTCCCGGGGTGCGCCCCGGGGGTCAGAAGAGCTCGGGGCGGCGCTTGCGGCGTTCGTTGTAGTCCCGCATGCGCTGCGGGTAGCCCATGAGGCGGACGTCGTAGACCGGAATGGCCATCCGATGGGCGAAGCGGCGCGCCCCCTCCGGGCCGTCGATCCGCCGGCGGGTCCACTCCCCGTCGTCGGCGATCAGCATGACCGTGGTCTCGGTGACGGTCGTCCGGGGCTCGATGTACGCCTCGACCCCCAGCCGGGTCCGGACAAAGTTCTCGAGATGGTCCAGATCGGCGCGGTCCGCGGCCCGGTCGCGGCTCACCGCGCCCGTCCGCTTCCGTCGGAACAGCCCCACCCGACCCTCTCCTCCCCCGTAGGTCATCGAAGACGGTGCCAAGAGTACGTGTCGACGACGTGTCATTGGGCACCTCACTACGCGCTTCCGATGCCCAAGTGACAAGATGACCGAGGTGGGGTGTGTCCATGTCGCCCCACCGTGACCCCCGATGCAGCGACGCGACCTGGGAGTTGGACGTGAGCGAGCCGAACGACGCAACCTTCGACATCGTCATTCTCGGAGGTGGCAGCGGCGGCTACGCCGCAGCGCTGCGTGCCGCCCAACTGGATCTCTCCGTCGCCCTCATCGAGAAGGGCAAGCTCGGCGGCACCTGCCTGCACAACGGCTGCATCCCGACCAAGGCGCTGCTGCACGCCGCCGAGATCGCCGACCAGACTCGCGAGTCGGAGCAGTTCGGCGTCAAGGCCGAGCTGGTCGGCATCGACATGGCCGCGGTCAACTCGTACAAGGACGGCGTGGTCTCCCGGCTCTACAAGGGCCTGCAGGGCCTGGTCGGCAGCGCCAAGAACATCACCTTCGTGGCCGGCGCCGGCCGGCTGGTCGGCCGGAACGTCGTCGAGGTTGACGGCAAGCGCTACACCGGCCGGAACATCGTCCTGGCCTCCGGCTCGTACGCGAAGAGCCTGCCCGGCCTGGAGATCGACGGCGAGCGGATCATCACCAGCGACCACGCCCTGACCCTGGACCGGGTCCCCTCCTCCGCGATCGTGCTCGGCGGCGGCGTGATCGGCGTCGAGTTCGCCAGCGTGTGGAAGTCCTTCGGCGTCGACGTGACCATCATCGAGGCGCTGCCCCGCCTGGTCGCCGCCGAGGACGAGGAGTCGTCGAAGGCGCTGGAGCGGGCGTTCCGCAAGCGGAAGATCAACTTCAAGGTCGGCAAGCCGTTCGAGAAGGTCGAGAAGACCGAGAGCGGCGTCAAGGTCACCATCGCCGGCGGCGAGACCGTCGAGGCCGAGCTGCTGCTGGTCGCCGTCGGCCGCGGCCCGAACACCGCCAACCTCGGGTACGAGGAGCAGGGCGTGAAGATGGACCGCGGCTACGTCCTGACCGACGAGCGGCTGCGCACCAGCGTGCCGAACGTCTACGCGGTCGGCGACATCGTGCCCGGCCTCCAGCTCGCCCACCGCGGCTTCCAGCAGGGCATCTTCATCGCCGAGGAGATCGCCGGCCAGAACCCGGCCGTGATCGACGAGGCCGGCATCCCGCGGGTCACCTACTCCGATCCGGAGCTGGCGTCGGTCGGCGTGACCGAGGCGAAGGCCAAGGAGCAGTACGGCGCCGACAAGATCAAGACCCACAACTACAACCTGGGTGGCAACGGCAAGAGCCAGATCCTCAAGACGGCCGGCTTCGTGAAGCTGGTCCGCGTCGAGGACGGCCCGGTGGTCGGCGTGCACATGGTCGGCGCCCGGGTCGGCGAGCTGATCGGCGAGGCGCAGCTCATCTACAACTGGGAGGCGTACCCGGCCGAGGTGGCGCAGCTCATCCACGCCCACCCCACGCAGACCGAGGCCCTGGGCGAGGCGCACCTGGCCCTCGCCGGCAAGCCGCTGCACGCACACGCCTGACCACAACACGCGGCGTCCGGCGACGGGCGATGATCCCACCAGGGGAACAGAAGGAGTCTGGAGAAAATGCCGGTATCGGTCACCATGCCCCGGCTCGGCGAGAGCGTCACCGAGGGCACCGTCACGCGCTGGCTCAAGCAGGAGGGCGACACCGTCGAGGTCGACGAGCCGCTGCTCGAGGTCTCGACCGACAAGGTCGACACCGAGATCCCGTCGCCCGCGGCGGGCGTGCTGAGCCGGATCGTGGTCGGCGAGGACGAGACCGCCGAGGTCGGCAGCGAGCTGGCCGTCATCGCCGCTGAGGGCGAGGCGGCCGGCGCGCCCGCGCCGCCGCAGGAGGCCCCGGCCGAGCAGCCGGAGCCGGTCGCCCAGGCGCCGGCCCCCGCGCCGGCCCCGGAGCCGGCCCGCGAGGAGCCGCCGGCCCAGGCCGCCCCGGCGCCGCCGGCCCAGGGCACCCCGGTCAAGCTGCCGGCCCTGGGCGAGAGCGTCACCGAGGGCACGGTCACCCGCTGGCTCAAGCAGGTCGGCGACACCGTCGAGGTGGACGAGCCGCTGGTGGAGGTCTCGACCGACAAGGTCGACACCGAGATCCCGTCGCCGGTCGCCGGCACCCTGCTGGAGATCAAGGTCGGCGAGGACGAGACCGCCGACGTCGGCGCCGACCTGGCGATCATCGGCGCTCCCGGCGCGGCCCCGGCCCCGGCTGCCGCCCCCGCCCCGCCGAAGCCCGAGCCCAAGCCGGCGCCGAAGCCCGAGCCGAAGCCCGAGGCCGCCCCGGCGCCGCGGCTGGAGGAGCCCACCCCGGGCCTGTCGTACAACCAGCCGGCGCCCGAGGCGGAGACCGCCGCCGAGCCGGTGAAGGCCGAGCTGGCGGCCCAGCCGCCCGCGCCGACCCCGACCGCGCCGCGTCCCGCCGGCGCGGAGGCGGCCGGCTACGTGACCCCGCTGGTCCGCAAGCTCGCTAGCGAGCACGGCGTCAACCTCTCCTCGGTCAACGGCACCGGCGTCGGCGGCCGGATCCGCAAGCAGGACGTCCTCGAGGCGGCCGAGCGGGCCAAGGCCGCCCCGGCGCCGGCCGCCGCTCCGGCGGCTCCGGCGGCCCCGGCAAAGCCGGCCGCGAAGCCGCAGCCGAGCGCCAAGCGGGGCACCACGGAGAAGCTGCCCCGGATCCGCGCGGCCATCGCCAAGCGGATGCATGAGTCGCTGCACGAGATGGCGCAGCTGACCACGGTGATCGAGGTGGACGTTACCAAGATCGCCAGGCTGCGGGCGCAGGCGAAGGACTCCTTCCAGCAGCGGCACGGCGTGAAGCTGTCCTTCCTGCCGTTCTTCGCCCTCGCCGCCGTCGAGGCGCTGCAGACGCGCCCGATCGTCAACGCCCGGATGGACCTCGAGGCCGGGACGATCACCTTCCCGGACGCGGAGCACCTCGGCATCGCCGTGGACACCGAGCGGGGGCTTCTGGTGCCGGTCATCCACAACGCCGGCGACCTCAACCTGGGCGGCATCGCCAAGCGGATCGCCGACCTGGCGGAGCGGACCCGGGCCAACAAGATCACCCCGGACGAGATCGCCGGTGCGACGTTCACGCTGACCAACACCGGCAGCCGAGGCGCGCTCTTCGACACCCCGATCGTGCCGTCGCCGCAGTCGGCGATGCTCGGCACGGGCGCCGTGGTGAAGCGTCCGGTCGTGGTCAACGACCCGGAGCTGGGCGAGGTCGTCGCGGTCCGGTCGATGGTCTACCTGGCCCTGTCGTACGACCACCGGCTGATCGACGGCGCCGACGCCGCCCGCTTCCTGGTCGCGGTCAAGGAGCGGCTGGAGGCCGGTAACTTCGAGGCCGAGCTGGGTCTTTAGCTCAACCGGTGACGCCCGGAGGGGGGCGCGCGGCGTGCGCCGCGCGCCCCCTCCGTCGTCCGGGGAGCTCCCGGTCAGCTCCGCAGGTGCGCCTCGGAGACGTCCCAGAGCTCCTCCGCGGCCGCCGGATCGCGGGCGTACGGCGCGTAGCCGGTGCGGGTCCCGGGCTGGTTCGGCCCGGCCTCCTGGCAGTCCTCGAAGTACCGCCCGCCGACGCCGTTGAGCAGCGGGGACGTGGCGACCAGCACCGAGGTGGCCGCGCCCTGCTCGGGGTTCTTCCAACTGGGCTCCCCGCCGCCGCCGCTCTCCGCACGCAGCCGGGCCAGGTCCTCGTCGGTGATGTAGCGCTGGAGGTTGGTCCGGATCGCGCCCGGCATCAGCGCGTTGGCGGTGATTCCGTCGTTCGCCCAGCGCCTGGTGACGTCCACCGCGAAGAGCACATTGGCCGTCTTGGACTGCCCGTACGCCGCCCACGGGTCGTACGGCCGGCGCTGGAAGTGGATGTCTTCGAAGACGACCGGCGAGCGCAGGTGCGCCGACGAGCTGACCGAGACGACCCGCGCTCCCTCGGCGGCGGCCAGGGCGCGGTGCAGCCCGGTGGCCAGGGCGAAGTGGCCGAGGTGGTTGGTGGCGAACTGCATCTCCCAGCCCTGCGGCGTGCGCATCTCCGGCGTGGCCATGATGCCCGCGTTGTTGACCAGGATGTGCAGCGGTCCGTCCCAGGTCCGAACGAACGCGGCCACCGACTCCGGGTCGGCGAGGTCCAGCGGGGCCACCAGGATCTGGTCGTTGCCGGTGGTGCCGGCAATGTCGGTGGCGGCCCGCTGGCCGGCCTCAGGATTGCGTACGGCGAGGGTGACGTCGGCCCCGGCGGCGGCGAGCGCCCGGGCGGTCTCCACGCCGATGCCTGACCCGCCGCCGGTGACGATGGCCCGCCGATTGGCGAGGTCGATCCCGCGTACCACCTCCATCGCGGTGGTCTCCCGGGAGAACGGCGTGCTGACGTGCGTACTGGTGGTCATGATCCATCCCTGTCGGTGGCTGCTGGACCCCGCGCTACCGGCGTTTTCCCACGCCAGACCGGAGGTAACGCGCGCGCCGAGCTGTGCCGATTCCGGCCCCCGGCGGCCGGGGCGCTGAAAGACTCGGTCGGTGGGCGGCGACGGGTGGCGAAAGCGGCTCGGGCCCGCGGTGCCCATCGCCCCCGGCGCCCGGGTGGACCGGTTCGAGGTCTTCTTCGACCTGGTCTTCGTCTTTTCGTTCTTCATCATCACCCGGGCCACCGCCACGGACATCAACAGCACCAACCTGCTGCACGCCCTGCTGGTGCTCGCCGTGCTCTGGTGGTGCTGGGTCGTGCACAGCGTGGTCGCCACCCGGATCCGGCTGGGCGAGGGCTTCGTCCCGGTGCTGATGGTGGTCGGGATGGCCGCGCTGTTCACCTTCGCGCTGGCGCTCCCGCAGGCCTTCCGCACCCCCGAGAAGAACGCGGCCGGGCCGATGGTGGCGGCGCTCAGTTACGTGGTGATCCGGGTGGTGCACCTGGCCCTGTACCTGCACATCGTGCGGGACAACCCGCGCGAGCGGAAGCAGCTGCTCCGGTTCGGCCCGGAGCTGGTGATCAGCACCGGCCTGCTGCTCGTCGCCGCGCTGCTCCCGCCGCAGATCGCGGACACCGGCTGGGCCGGCCCCACCCGCGACGGGCTGTGGGCGGTGGTGGTTCTGCTCCAGTACGGCACCGGGCAATTCGTCGGCACCTGGGGTTGGAACGTCACCTCCGCCGAGCACTGGACCGAGCGGTACGACCTCATCCTGATCATCGCCCTCGGTGAGTCGGTCATCTCGGTCGGCGTCGGCAGCAACCTGCTCGGTCAGCCCCCGACTTGGCCGGCCGTCGCCGCCGCCATACTCGGCATCGTCTTCACCGCCGCGCTGTGGTGGGTGCACTACGACTGGGTGGGACCCGCCGCCCGGATCGCGCTGCACGCGGCGAAGGGCCAACCCCGGGTGAGGATGGCCCGGGACGCGTACGCCTACCTCTACCTGCCGATGATCGCCGGGATCATCATGTTCGCCCTGGGCGCCGAGCGGATCGTGCACATGATCGCCGATCCGCACGTCGGGCCGGAGGTGCAGGTGCACCCGCCCGCCGTACCGCTGCTCTTCGGCGGGGTGATGGTCTACCTCTGCGGCAACATGCTCTTCCAGCTCCGCACGCTGCACACGGTCACCTGGACCCGGGTGGGAACGCTGCTGGCGCTGGCCGCCGGCATCCCGATCGGCGACCGGCTGCCGGGGCTGGCCACCCTCGGCCTGCTCACCGCCATCTGCGTGGGGCTGGTGGCGGTCGAGGTGGTGGCCTTCGCGGAGTCCCGGGACGCCCTTCACCAGCTGGTGGTCCACGAGCGGACCAGCCACGAGCAGTACGAGTCGGGCTGGCGGGCCCGCTGGAACGAGCCGGAGCCCGGCGAGCCCTCGACGTGAGGTGGCCCCGGCTGACCCTGGAGCCGGTGGCTTGGGCACGGTCAGTGCCGGCGCCAGGCCAGGACGCCCACTGCCGCCCCGGTCAGACCTCCCGTAGCCACCAGTCGGTGCCGGGACAACCAGGCCTGTGCACTGTGGCTGTGCGACCGTGGGGTAAAGCTGCCGTGTGCCCCCTGGTCCTCGCCGCCCGGCCCGTCCACCGGGTGCCACAGGTTCGCCGGCCGGTCCGGCGGCGCGGGCCGGTCCGTCTGCTGCGAGTCGTACGCGGTGCGGGCCAGATAGCGGTCGAGCAGACCGGGCACGATCCGGTTGGCGAGAATGGTCAACGCAGTGGGCGCCCCTACCCAGTATTCGCGCCGCCCGGGCCGGTCCGCGGCGGCCACGATGGCCCGGGCCGCGACCTCCGGCTCGTAGATCGGCGGCACCGGCTGGGCGCGCCGGGGCAGCCGGGACAGCAGCCAGTCGAACTGCGGCGTGTTGAGCGCCGGCAGGTGCACCATCGTCACCTTGACCTTGCTCTTGTCGTGCAGCAGCTCGCACCGCAGCGACTCGGTGAACCCGACGACGGCGTGCTTGGCCCCGCAGTAGGCGGCCTGCAAGGGGATCCCCCGGTACGCCAGCGCCGATCCGACCTGCACGATCGTTCCGCGGTCGCGCGGGGTCATGTGGGCGAGCGCGACGCGGGTGCCGTGCACGTAGCCGAGGTAGGTGACCTCGGTCGCGCGCCGGAACTCCTCGGGTCGGGTCTGCTGGAAGGGCGCGAAGACCGAGCTGAAGGCGTTGTTGATCCAGAGGTCGACCGGCCCCAGTTCGGCCGCCACCCGCTGCCCGGCCGCGACCACCTGGTCGTACTCGGCCATGTCCACCTCGATGGGCAGGGCCCGACTGCCGGCCGCCCGTACCTCTTCGGCGGCGGCGTCCAGCCCGGCGCGTCCTCGGGCCAGCAGCGCGATGGCGATCCCCCGCCTGGCGAGCAGCCGTGCGGTGGCCCGCCCCACCCCGGCGCTGGCGCCCGTGATCACCGCTACCCGTGCATCCTGCCTGCGCATGTCGTCCCTCCCGGTCTCGCCCGTCAGCCCACTCCTACCCGCTGCTCGCGCATCTCATCGCCGGCCGCCCCGCCCCGAGCGGACCTGGCCGAGCCCACGCAGCCGAGTCCTCCGGCCGGTCCATCGCCGCGGGTGGCGGGCCGCGCCGAGGTCGAGCAGCATCCAGCCGCCGGCGATGGCGGTGTCGAGCAGGGCGAGTCGCCGCTGTCGCCGGTCGACGCCGGCGAGCGCCACGGCGGTCAGCGCGTGCAGCCCGTCCGCCGCCGCACCGACGGTGAGCACCGCGGGAGTCGGCCGGCGCAAGGTCAGCGCCGCCTGGGCCAGGTGCCGCACGCCGAGCACCCGCAGGGTCGCCACCGCGAGACCGGTGGGCCGGCCCAGCCGGCGCAGCACCCGGCGCGGCACGGCGCTCAGCGTGCCGCCCCAGACCAGTCGCGCGATCGCGCTGGTGTGCCAGACCGGCACCGCTGTCGTCGCGTCCATCGCGCCCTCCTCTCCTCGGCCGCCTCAGCGCACCCGGTACGTCTCCGTCTCGGCCGCGCGCAGCTCCAGCCCGTGGCCCGGTCGTTCCAACACCACCGGTACGCTGCCGCCGGTCGCGGGCGCCGCCCCGTCGAAGAACATCGACTCGATCCGGACGTGATCGTGGAACCACTCCATGTGCCGGAGGTTCGGCGTCGCGGCGGCCACCGGCAGGTGCTGCTGGGGTGCGCAGTGCGCCGAGACCTCCAGGCCCGACGCGGCGGCCACCGCCGCTGCCCGCAGGAACTCGGTGATGCCGCCGCACCGGGTGACGTCGATCTGCAGGCAGTCGACGTACGGGGCCATCCGCTGGAAGTAGACCAGGTCGAAGCCGTACTCGCCGGCCGTCACGTCGGGCAGGACCTGGTCGCGAACCAGTCCGAGGCCGGCCAGGTCGTCCGAGCTGACCGGCTCCTCGTACCAGCGCAGGTCGAGGTCGGCCGCGGCGCGGGCCACCCGGAGCGCCTGCTTGCGCTGGTAGGCGCCGTTCGCGTCGACGTACAGCTCGGCGTCGTCACCGATGCTGCGCCGGGCGGCGGCCATCCGGGCCAGGTCGCGGGAGACCTCGGTCCCCCCGGACTCACCGATCTTGATCTTCACGCGGGGGATGCCGTCGTCGTACAGCCAACCGGACAACTGCCGGTGCTGGCGCTCCGCGTCGTAGGTGGTGAACCCGCCGCTGGCGTACACCGGGACCTGGCGGCGGGCCGTGCCCAGCAGCCGGGCCAGCGGCAACCCGTGCCTGCGTGCCTTGAGGTCCCAGACCGCGCAGTCCGCCGCGGAGAGCGCCAGCCCCGCGACCCCCGGCCGTCCGGCGTTCCGCAACGTCCGCTGCATGACTGACCAGATCGCCGGAACGTCGTCCGGGTCGAGCTCGGTCACCACCGGCGCGAACTGCTCGGCCACCACCGGGACCGCCGCGGCGGGCCCGTACGTCCAGCCGATCCCGGTGTGCCCGTCGGCCTCGGCCTGGACCAGCACCAGCGTGGTGCTGGTCCAGGCGAAGGTGCCGTCGCCCTCGGGCGCGTCGGTGGGCACCCGGTACGCCGTCGCGGTCAGTCGCACCGGCGGTCACCGCGCCCTGCGCACTCGCGCGGCGAGCGCGACCGCCGGGGCGAGCGCGGCCAGGCCGACCGCCCCGACGGCGAGCAGACGGGCCGCTGGGGACGGCCCGGCGGGCCGCTCGGCCCACTGGCGTTCCGGGCGGGGCGACACCCGATCGGCGTGCAGGCCGGCGCGAAGCAGCTCGGCGAGATGGATCGCGGACCGGCCGTCGGCGGCGCCCTGTTCGACCTGGGTACGGCAGCTGAAGCCGTCGGCCAGGATCACGTCGGTCTCGTCGGCGTCCCGTACGGCGGGCAGCAGCACCCGCTCGGCGCAGGCCTCGGAGACCTCGTAGTGCCCCTTCTCGAAGCCGAAGTTCCCGGCCAGCCCGCAGCAGCCGGAGTCGAGAAAGTCCGCCCGGACCCCGGCCTCGCTGAGCACCGCCTGGTCGGCGGCGGTGCCGAGGACGGCGTGCTGGTGGCAGTGGGTCTGGATCAGCGCGTGCGCGGGCAGGCGGGGCGGCCGCCAGCCCGGGGTGTGGTCGTGCAGCAGCTCGGCCAGGGTGGCCGTCTGCTTCTGCAGCCGGGTGACGTCCTCGTCGTCGGGGAAGAGTTCGTGGGCGTCGCTGCGGAACACCGCCGTGCAGGAGGGTTCCAGACCCACCACTGCGGTGCCGGCGCGCAGGTGGGGTCGGAGCACCTCCACCGTCCGCCGCAGGACCTTCTTCCCGATGCCGAGCTGTCCGGTGGAGATCCAGGTCAGCCCGCAGCAGACCGGCTGCTCCGGCACCCGCACCCGCCAGCCCGCCGCCTCCAGCACCTCGACCGCCGCCTGCGCGACGCCGGGGTGGAAGTGGTTGGTGAAGGTGTCCGGCCAGAGCAGCACCTCCCCGCGCGAGCCGTCGCCGGAGGGCCGCCGGTTGGCGAACCAGCGCTGGAAGGATTCCGGCGCGAAGACGGGGATCTTCCGACGCTGGTCGATGCCGCCGACCAGCTTCGCGAGCTGACCCAACCCGGGGGCCTGGGTCAGCGCGTTCACCGCCCGGGGCGCCCGGGCGGCGACGGCGGCCGCCACCGGCAGCCACCCCATCGAGTAGTGGGGGCGGGGGCGAAGCCGGCCCCGGTAGTGGTGGGAGAGGAACTCCGCCTTGTACGTGGCCATGTCGACGTTGACCGGGCAGTCGGATTTGCAGCCCTTGCAGGCCAGGCAGAGGTCGAGGGCGTCGCGCACGGCCGTGGAGCGCCAGCCGTCGCCGATGGTGCCGCCCCGCGCGGTCCCGTCGAGCATCTCGAAGAGCAGCCGGGAACGGCCGCGGGTGGAGTGCTCCTCCTCCCGGGTGACCATGTAGGACGGACACATCACGCCGCCGTGCTGCCGCCGGCACATGCCGACGCCGACGCAGCGCAGCACCGCCCGACCGAAGCTGCCGGAGTCGTCGGGGTAGCGGAAGTCGGTCTCCCACCCGCCGTGGTTGTAGTCGACGCCGAGCCGGAGCTGGCTGTCCAGCGGGTACGGCGCCACCAGCTTGCCCGGGTTCATCCGGTCGTCGGGGTCGAAGATGGCCTTGAACTGCCCGAACGCGCGGATCAGCCGGTCGCCGAAGATCTTCCCCAGCAGTTCGCCGCGGGCCTGCCCGTCACCGTGTTCCCCGGAGATGGAGCCGCCGTACGAGACCACCAGGTCCGCGGCGCGCTCGACGAACGAGCGGAACTGGCGTACGCCCTCCGCGGTCGTCATCTTGAACGGGATCCGGGTGTGTACGCACCCCTGCCCGAAGTGCCCGTACAGCGACGCCTTTTCGAAGCCGTACTCCCGATAGAGGCGCTCGAGATCCCGCAGGTAGTCGCCGAGCCGGTCCGGGGCGACCGCCGAGTCCTCCCAGCCCTCCCAGGTGTCGGGCTCATTCGGGACCCGGGCGGTCGCCCCGAGCCCGGCTTCGCGGACCAGCCACATCTGCTCCTCGTCGGCCTCGTCGTCGAACCGGTGCACGCCCGGCCCGCCCTCGCGGCGCAGTCCCGTGAGCATCCGATGAGCGGCGGCGTCCGCCTCCTGGTCGGTGTCCCCGCCCATCTGGATCATGAGCCAGGCGCCATCCTCGGGCAGCTTGTGCAGGGCCGCCGGATGCAGGTTCTTGCGCTTCTCGAAGTTGATCAGCTTGTGGTCGATTCCCTCCAGCGCGATCGGGCGGTACGGCAGGATCCGGGGTAGGTCGTCGGCCGCGGCGGCGATGTCCGGGTAGGACAGGAACACCATGGACTTGGCCCGCACCACCGGCAGCAGCTTCAGCCGGGCCCGCAGCACCGTGACCAGGGTCCCCTCGGAACCGACCAGCGCCTGGGCCAGGTTGAAGTTCTTCTCCGGCAGCAGGCTGTCCAGGTTGTATCCGGAGACCCGGCGCGGGATGTGGGGGAAGCGGGTGCGGATCTCCGCCAGGTACTCGTCCCGCAGGGCCCGCAACCGGGCGTAGATCTCGGCCTGGCGGCCACCGCGGCGCTGGATCTCGGCATACTGCTCGTCGGTGGTCTCGCCGACCCACATCCGGGTGCCGTCGTAGAGCAGCACCTCCATCTCGACGATGTTGTCGACCACCTTGCCGCTGTGCTGCGCGGACGATCCGCACGAGTTGTTGCCGATCATCCCGCCGATGGCGCAGCAGTCGTGGGTGGATGGCCGGGGACCAAACTCCAGTCCCTCGGGGGCCAGCAGTTCGTTGAGCGTGTCGAGCACGATCCCCGGCTCGACCAGGCAGGTGCGCGCCTCCCGGTCGACCTCCAGCAGCCGGTTGCAGTACTTCGACCAGTCGATGATCACGGCCACGTTGGTGACCTGCCCAGCCAGGCTGGTACCGCCGCCGCGGGAAAGCACCGGTGCGCCGTGCCGGCGGCAGACCGCGACGGCGGCCACCGCCGCCTCGACGGTCCGTGGCACCACCAGGCCGAGCGGCACCTCGCGGTAGTTGGAACCACCGGTGGAGTACGCCCCCCGTGAGCCGGCGTCGAAGCGCACCTCGCCGTCCACCGCGGCACGCAGATCGGCGGCGAGTGCGGCCAGGTCGACATCCTGCGCGGGCTCGGGCGGTCGCAGGACGGGCTCGGGCAGGGACACCGGCCTCGCGGCCGGAGCTGCCGTGCGTGCGGTGCCGGTGCCGCGCCGCGTCATGAACGCAGCTCGTTGATCTTGTCGCGGGCCACGGTGGCGAGCGTGGCGGCCTTGTGCGGCTGGCCGCGCAGGAACGCCTCGGTGAAGTGCTTGGCCTGCTCGTACCGGACCTTTCCCGGCATCGGCGGCTCGTGCGGGTTGACGTCGCAGTCCACCAGGGCCGGGCCTGGGTGGGCCAGCGCCGCGCGAATCGCGTCCGGCAGCGCCTTCGGGTCGGTGATTTTCGCGCCGTGCCCGCCGCACGCCCGCGCCCAGGCGCCGAAGTCCGCCTCCGGCTGCCGGTGCCGCACGGCGTACTCGGGGTAGCCCAGGACGATCTGCTCCCAGAGGATCTGGCCGTACGAGTTGTTGTTGTTGATGACCACCTTGATCGGCAGCTCGTGCCGCACCGCGGTGAGGAACTCGGCCATCAGCATGGCGAATCCGCCGTCGCCGACGAACGCGATGACCTGCCGACCCGGGTACGCGTGCTGCATGGCGATCGCGTACGGCAGGCCGGGCGCCATGGTGGCGAGGTTGCCCGATAGGTAGAACTCCCGGCCGCCGCGGATGGTCCAGTGCCGGGCCGCCCAGGTGGCGATGGTGCCGGAGTCGCAGGTCAGGATTGCGTCCGAGGTGGCGGCCTGATCGACGCAGCTCATCAGGTACTGCGGGGCGATCGGGTCGCGGCTCGGGTCCTCCAACGCGGCCATGTCCGCGCGCCACGCGTCCCGCGCGCGCTGGTACTTCGTCAGGAAGGACCGGTCGGTGCGGGCCTGGAGCATCGGCAGCAGCTGCTGCAACGCCGGCCGGGCGTCGGCGGTGACCGGCGCGTCGACGGGCAACCGCAGGCCGATCAGGGTCGGGTCGATGTCGATCTGGACCACGCGGGCCTGGCCCGGCGAGGGCAGGTACTTCCCGTACGGGAAGGTGGTGCCCACCATCAGCAGGGTGTCGCACTCCTCCATCAGCTCCTCGCTCGGCTTCGTGCCGAGCAGGCCGAGGCCGCCGGTGGTGAGCGGGTGGTCGTCCGGCACCACCTGCTTGCCGGACAGGGTCTTGACGATGGGGCTGGCCAGCGCCTCCGCCACGGCGAGCACCTCGTCCCGGGCGCCGCGGGCACCGATGCCGACCAGCATGGCGACCTTCTTGCCGGCGTTGAGCACCTCCGCCGCGCGGGCCAGCTCGACCTGGGCGGCCGGCAGCGGGGGCTGGGACACGATCGGGTTGCTCATCGCCGGCTCGCCCGGGCTGACGTGCCGGTACGGGTCCTCCCCGGCGATGGCCACCTGCACGTCGTTGGGGAAGGTCAGGT
Proteins encoded:
- a CDS encoding thiamine pyrophosphate-dependent enzyme — encoded protein: MQEIVGESLARRLVAWGVDTVFGLPGDGINGLMEGFRRQREKLKFVLVHHEEAAAFMATGYAKATGRLGVCTATSGPGAIHLLNGLYDAKLDHVPVLALTGMQETSVLGSHYQQEVHADLLYQDVAEAYNLMVTNPQQVPGVVDIAIRHALAKRSVAHLTFPNDVQVAIAGEDPYRHVSPGEPAMSNPIVSQPPLPAAQVELARAAEVLNAGKKVAMLVGIGARGARDEVLAVAEALASPIVKTLSGKQVVPDDHPLTTGGLGLLGTKPSEELMEECDTLLMVGTTFPYGKYLPSPGQARVVQIDIDPTLIGLRLPVDAPVTADARPALQQLLPMLQARTDRSFLTKYQRARDAWRADMAALEDPSRDPIAPQYLMSCVDQAATSDAILTCDSGTIATWAARHWTIRGGREFYLSGNLATMAPGLPYAIAMQHAYPGRQVIAFVGDGGFAMLMAEFLTAVRHELPIKVVINNNNSYGQILWEQIVLGYPEYAVRHRQPEADFGAWARACGGHGAKITDPKALPDAIRAALAHPGPALVDCDVNPHEPPMPGKVRYEQAKHFTEAFLRGQPHKAATLATVARDKINELRS